The Musa acuminata AAA Group cultivar baxijiao chromosome BXJ2-5, Cavendish_Baxijiao_AAA, whole genome shotgun sequence genomic interval TGACCACCACAGCAGTTGTGGATCTGCACTGGCTTATTTGAGAGGTGCCCAATAGTGTAGTAATTAACCATTTTTTTGACATGTTTAGTTAAAATCTTATTGTTTCGATTAAGACAATAAGATGTTTAACTAAATATGTCAATGGTGGAAAAGGATCCATGTAGCCAACTCCAAATAGTTGGGGCTTGTGGCTTTGTTGTCGTCATCTTATTGTTTTGATTAGATTATGTAAAAGCTTGAAACTTTCCTGTAGTATTCTGACGTATATGATCATCTGTACATTACAATTGATACTAAATGTCCAACGCATCCTTCATTTGGATGGATGTTTTGAGTATGCCATTCAACTGGCCTTGAAATCACTTGAGTTTAATAACTTATGAGTTATGAAACAAAATATCATTTTCTGTAATGgctaaagaaattcatacaaaatCAGTCAACTGGATTTCAAACAATGTTCACCCTCATGTTGTTTAATCAATTGTTTTACAATTGGTATGCCTTTCTGGGTTTTTTTTGCTATCTTCTTCACAGAATATAatcgactatatatatatatatattgcatctgGAATGAATGAATTTTTCATGTTATTTTTAGTGTATTGATTATTGTTTGTGATGTGTAGATTTGTATAATTATGTACCTCCACATGTACTCTTTGATTTGTGTTACTTCCTTTTCCCCCCCTAAATTCTTTGTATAACCTTAAATACTTTTCAGCTACATGAGGAATGGGTTCTAGATATCTAATtgtgaatctttttttttatgttacTCTATTATGCTTATTACAAGCAGGTGCTCCTATGTGCCTTGTGAATTGTCAGCTAGTTTCAGATCCTTATCATGCTTATTTGCTGTGGCAGAACAAGGATGTTACAGAAGCTATTCAGAAGGTAGCTGCTGCCTATGACTGCAAAATTGTTGAAGGAGTGCTTAGTCATCAGTTAAAGCAGTTTGTAATTGATGGGAACAAAGTCATAATCAGTGTAACAAACCCTGAAACACGTGTTGATGAATTCGAATTTGAAGAAAATGAAGTATATGCAATTGATGTTGTGACTAGTACAGGTGAAGGAAAGGTGAGAATGACTATCCGAAAGATGTCTCATGCGATGATCATCACTAAAATTCCTGCCTCTTGATAAATTGCTACTTTATTTGCACAAACCTTAGTCTCATATACTGATTTGCGGTATTTATTATGGTACTCGCAGCCAAAACTGTTGGATGAGAAGCAAACTACAATCTATAAAAGAGCTGTCGATAAAAATTACCACCTAAAAATGAAGTCTTCAAGGTTCATTTTCAGCGAAATAAGCCAAAAGTTTCCAATCATGCCATTTTCTGCAAGGTTAGTCATTTTCTATTCTTTGCCAGAGTTGAAGcagtctttcctttttctttctttggcgTGAACTGTGtgcttctttttcttctaaaCAGGGCTTTGGAAGAGAAGCGAGCTCGTCTTGGACTTGTTGAATGTGTGAACCATGACCTTTTACAGCCGTACCCTGTGTTGCATGAGAAGCCTGGTActccttttttctctctttttctagAAGACATTTGTATGTCGTTTGGTTGGCCTCATTTGTTCATTGTTCTTTCCTGTATCATGCTGTGAAACTTTCGACAAAGAAGTTGTTAACCTTTTTACTTACTTTACAGGAGACCTGGTTGCGCACATTAAATTTACAGTATTGTTGATGCCTAATGGGTCAGACAGGATTACCTCTCATCCACTTCAACAATTGCTGCCTTCCAAAATGATTGATGACAATGCCGAAATTAAAGCATGGATGGCCTTGGGAACAAAGACAAAGAAGAAAGGtggaggaaagaagaaaaaaggtACGAAGACATTTGTTCTTAACTTGAGCGGTGGTCTTTTCCTCCCAAATTCTAGTTTGAAATCATTCAGTGAATTGCTGTCGAGGGTGGGTGGCAAGCAATCTGAAGCTTGCGACTTAGCGACTAAACTAGAAAGTTTTGGTGCACCTTATTTGGCTATACTATACGTGTTCAAAGCATGTATAGGCCATGCTTTGAACACGTGATTTGGCTGATATATATGATTAGGGCGATTTATTCTGTGAATGGATAGTCTTAAAATCtctgtttcttttgtttttctttgctaTTGCAGGCAAGAAAGGAGACGCCCAGGATGATGCAGTAGAATCTGAACCCAAGGATAGTGCATCAAATAGCACAGCGGCTTAGCGACTAAACTAG includes:
- the LOC135613193 gene encoding ERBB-3 BINDING PROTEIN 1-like, with protein sequence MSDDEAREEKELDLTSPDVVTKYKSAAEIVNKALQLVTSKCKPKAKIVDLCEQGDAFIREQAGNIYKNVKRKIERGVAFPTCISVNNTVCHFSPLASDDAVLEENDIVKIDMGCHIDGFIAVVGHTHVIQEGPVTGRAADVIAAANTAAEVALRLVRPGKKNKDVTEAIQKVAAAYDCKIVEGVLSHQLKQFVIDGNKVIISVTNPETRVDEFEFEENEVYAIDVVTSTGEGKPKLLDEKQTTIYKRAVDKNYHLKMKSSRFIFSEISQKFPIMPFSARALEEKRARLGLVECVNHDLLQPYPVLHEKPGDLVAHIKFTVLLMPNGSDRITSHPLQQLLPSKMIDDNAEIKAWMALGTKTKKKGGGKKKKGKKGDAQDDAVESEPKDSASNSTAA